One Heptranchias perlo isolate sHepPer1 unplaced genomic scaffold, sHepPer1.hap1 HAP1_SCAFFOLD_56, whole genome shotgun sequence DNA segment encodes these proteins:
- the LOC137315718 gene encoding probable G-protein coupled receptor 139 yields the protein MEYPIIYQIEDIYYPALAVIGVPVNLLAIVILSRGKCGLSKCISRYLLGMAAADLLVVITDLILTRVGLSYFPNSFLFITPVCRPIMFLGSAATVVSVWLTVAFTFDRFVAICCENLKRKYCTEKTAAVVIGTVSVLGCLESVPWYFIYQPYLIIDNVPRYCVFKLNFRTSPVWAAYEFVHLILTPCVPFFLILLLNVLTVRRILVASRVRRGLRGRSNEENQKDPEMENRNKSIILLFSISGSFILLWVTQVANNIYRRISDTRYYNPYTDPRYITEATSRMLQILSSCTNTCIYVLTQAKFREELKNAVKYPLNLIVKFVKS from the exons atggaatatccaatAATTTATCAGATAGAAGATATTTACTATCCTGCCCTTGCAGTAATTGGAGTGCCGG ttaacttgttggcgattgtgatcctgtcccgaggaaagtgcgggctCTCCaagtgtatcagtcgctacctgctgggaatggcagcggccgatctcctggtcgttatcactgatctgatattgacACGGGTTGGTCTAAGTTATTTCCCCAATTCATTCttgttcattactcccgtgtgtcgtCCGATTATGTTCTTGggttctgcagccacagtggtttctgtctggctcacagtcgctttcacctttgatcgatttgtggccatttgttgtgagaatcttaaaagaaaatattgcaccgagaaaacggcggctgtagttataggaacagtgagtgtgttgggctgtttagagagtgttccctggtactttatatatCAACCTTAccttataattgataatgttccccggTATTGTGTCTTTAAACTGAACTTCCGCACTTCCCCAGTGTGGGCCGCATATGAGTtcgttcacctcattttaaccccttgtgtcccgttctttctgattttgctgctcaatgttctgacggtcagacgtattttagtggccagtcgagtccgcaggggactccggggccgcagcaatgaagAGAATcagaaggatccagagatggagaaccgaaataaatccatcattttactcttcagtatatcgggcagttttatcctATTATGGGTGACCCAGGTTGCAAATAACATTTATCGGCGAATTTCAGACACTCGGTATTATAATCCCTACACTGACCCTCGTTATATCACAGAAGCCACATCACGAATGCTGCagattctcagttcctgcacaaacacgtgtatttatgtcctgacccaggctaaattcagagaggagctgaagaacgcagtgaaatacccactcaatctaattgttaaattcgtTAAATCGTAG